In Arcobacter sp. F155, the following proteins share a genomic window:
- a CDS encoding PAS domain-containing sensor histidine kinase encodes MSNALKICLVYFTFSFLWIYFSDNLLLYLNLSNETLTFIQTIKGLAFIVITTLLLYILIKSTFLKIEKIVDEKEKIINTIASPIIIFNEDGEIIKLNKAVCEITGYSFKEIDHIKKWTKIDQDNKNSIVSTLSSLYNINETVDNGEFNIKTKDGKNLIWHFKSAPYGIRENKRVIISNALDVTQVRSKEKLLMQQSKMAAMGEVLENIAHQWRQPLSTISSASTGIKLQHELGVLKDEMFFESLDIINNSSQFLSKTIDDFRSFFKPDQEKQYFNFDDVFEKVKMIINNKFKNEEIELIKTSDETEVLNYSNALIQVLINIFNNSKDAFIENNIDKRVIFIDAYKEKDNLIIKIKDNAGGISKDIIDKVFEPYFTTKHKTHGTGIGLYMCEEIVTKHMQGKIEVQNEEFTFEGTKYKGTLFTIELALL; translated from the coding sequence ATGAGTAACGCATTAAAGATATGCTTAGTATATTTTACTTTTAGTTTTTTATGGATTTATTTTTCTGATAATTTACTACTCTATCTAAATCTAAGCAATGAAACATTAACTTTTATACAGACTATAAAAGGTCTTGCATTTATAGTAATAACTACCCTACTTCTTTATATATTAATTAAATCTACTTTTTTAAAGATTGAAAAAATAGTAGATGAAAAAGAAAAAATCATTAATACTATTGCTTCTCCTATTATAATATTCAATGAAGATGGCGAAATAATAAAACTCAATAAAGCAGTTTGTGAAATAACAGGATATAGTTTTAAAGAGATTGACCATATAAAAAAATGGACAAAGATAGACCAAGACAATAAAAATAGTATTGTAAGTACTTTATCCTCTCTTTATAATATTAATGAAACCGTAGATAATGGTGAGTTTAATATAAAAACAAAAGATGGCAAAAATCTAATTTGGCACTTTAAAAGTGCTCCTTATGGAATAAGAGAGAATAAGCGTGTTATTATCTCAAATGCCTTAGATGTAACTCAAGTAAGAAGCAAAGAAAAACTATTAATGCAACAATCAAAAATGGCTGCAATGGGAGAGGTCTTAGAAAATATTGCTCACCAATGGAGACAACCTTTATCTACAATTTCAAGTGCTTCAACAGGTATTAAACTACAACATGAGCTTGGTGTATTAAAAGATGAAATGTTTTTTGAATCCCTAGATATTATCAATAACTCTTCTCAATTTTTATCAAAAACAATTGATGACTTTAGAAGTTTCTTTAAGCCTGACCAAGAGAAACAATATTTTAATTTTGATGATGTATTTGAAAAAGTGAAAATGATTATAAATAATAAGTTCAAAAATGAAGAGATTGAACTTATTAAAACCAGTGATGAAACAGAAGTTCTAAACTATAGTAATGCTCTTATCCAAGTTCTTATAAATATTTTTAATAACTCAAAAGATGCATTTATTGAGAACAATATAGATAAAAGAGTTATATTTATTGATGCTTATAAAGAAAAAGATAATCTAATAATCAAAATAAAAGATAATGCAGGTGGAATTTCAAAAGATATTATAGATAAAGTATTTGAACCATACTTTACAACAAAACATAAAACACATGGAACAGGGATTGGTTTATATATGTGTGAAGAGATTGTTACAAAACATATGCAAGGAAAAATTGAAGTACAAAATGAAGAGTTTACTTTTGAAGGTACTAAGTATAAAGGAACTCTATTTACAATAGAATTAGCTCTTTTATGA
- a CDS encoding tyrosine-type recombinase/integrase: MPNRYKIVLSNGSASNFYLLSDTEPRVDKDGNTKAPNSDFKIQIEVATQYNNKRVRGKKSYTMPRGTTMVKAIQSLQGKKAEIINKLKTNGSLKNKNIPVIVKGINSRKFKDCWKTYYQSRLSAEKIRESTFKAYEIMFNKYLKPLHNKNVDDITIQDVQAIVNKAKQKGLSASKISHIKPTIKPTLEYYDVMLNWTKLIEPKVSNERKYTYPIETTSKIVKAMVEYENTQIKSIFMFLLTGRRIGEVISLKYENINWNNHTFKIDAKDVKNKIELEFILTPILADAIKSLGEVKATGKVFKYTAKWVLKLFKELTASMGIHDLVLHDIRSMVAQTSLNAGADVYDVSSMLGHKSIRTTEQRYVNKTKENAIKAQDTFTKTIGISSDIIDVEVMEPTNDKFNLIKNIYPNVKDEVIKHVIDILEGNFLKFT, from the coding sequence ATGCCTAATAGATACAAAATAGTCCTTAGTAATGGTTCTGCATCAAACTTTTATCTACTATCAGATACAGAACCAAGGGTTGATAAAGATGGTAATACTAAAGCACCAAATAGTGACTTTAAAATTCAAATTGAAGTAGCCACACAATATAACAATAAAAGAGTTAGAGGGAAAAAAAGTTATACAATGCCAAGAGGGACAACAATGGTTAAAGCCATTCAATCTCTTCAAGGGAAAAAAGCTGAAATAATTAATAAACTTAAAACTAATGGTAGTCTCAAAAATAAAAATATTCCAGTAATTGTCAAGGGTATTAATAGTAGAAAATTTAAAGATTGTTGGAAAACTTATTATCAATCACGATTAAGTGCTGAAAAGATTAGAGAATCTACTTTTAAAGCTTATGAAATTATGTTCAATAAATATTTAAAACCTCTTCATAATAAGAATGTAGATGATATTACCATTCAAGATGTTCAAGCTATAGTGAATAAGGCAAAACAAAAAGGATTAAGTGCATCAAAAATATCACATATTAAGCCAACAATTAAACCAACATTAGAATACTATGATGTAATGTTAAATTGGACAAAACTAATTGAACCAAAAGTTTCTAATGAAAGAAAATATACTTATCCTATAGAAACTACATCTAAAATTGTTAAAGCAATGGTTGAATATGAGAATACCCAAATTAAAAGTATATTTATGTTCTTACTAACAGGTAGAAGAATTGGTGAAGTTATATCACTTAAATATGAAAATATTAATTGGAATAATCATACTTTTAAAATTGATGCTAAAGATGTAAAAAATAAAATAGAACTTGAGTTTATTTTAACTCCAATATTAGCTGATGCAATAAAAAGTTTAGGGGAAGTTAAAGCAACTGGTAAGGTATTTAAATATACTGCTAAATGGGTTTTAAAACTATTTAAAGAACTAACTGCATCTATGGGCATACATGACTTAGTTCTTCATGACATACGTTCAATGGTAGCACAGACATCTTTAAATGCTGGTGCAGATGTATATGATGTAAGTTCAATGTTAGGTCATAAATCAATTAGAACAACAGAACAAAGATATGTTAACAAAACAAAAGAAAATGCTATTAAAGCACAAGATACATTTACTAAAACTATTGGGATAAGTTCTGATATTATCGATGTAGAAGTTATGGAACCAACAAATGATAAGTTTAATTTAATTAAAAATATTTATCCAAATGTTAAGGATGAAGTTATTAAGCATGTAATAGATATTTTAGAAGGTAATTTTTTAAAATTTACATAA